One genomic region from Glaciimonas sp. PAMC28666 encodes:
- a CDS encoding chemotaxis protein CheW: MSQSNADPQIKYSGLLPSRKFGVDADARRSRLREFQSHLLERMEAARSGGNTHQNRLGLLIGGQRWLLSLEEAGEIVAVDRIAKVPLTQDWYLGLTNIRGSLISVVDFACFQGHPITVIDKETRIIAFGNALAFNSALLVSRVLGLRNVDEMLLQPVLQPVLQPISQVALVLGHQEQSTGSLANTTETSVAQDAAQYLDNESHLWTELKLTQVINTPRFLHIGI, translated from the coding sequence ATGAGCCAATCAAATGCTGACCCGCAGATAAAGTATTCGGGCCTTCTCCCCTCACGCAAATTCGGAGTTGATGCGGATGCCCGACGCAGCCGATTGCGTGAGTTTCAATCGCATTTACTCGAACGAATGGAAGCCGCGCGAAGTGGTGGAAATACCCATCAAAATCGATTGGGTCTATTGATCGGGGGACAGCGTTGGCTGCTTAGCCTGGAAGAAGCAGGTGAAATTGTTGCGGTCGATCGCATCGCAAAAGTACCGCTGACGCAAGACTGGTATCTTGGACTCACAAACATTCGCGGAAGCTTAATCAGCGTCGTCGACTTTGCCTGCTTTCAAGGTCATCCAATCACTGTGATCGACAAGGAGACCAGGATTATCGCCTTCGGCAATGCGTTGGCGTTTAACAGCGCTTTATTGGTGAGTCGCGTGCTCGGCTTACGCAATGTCGATGAAATGTTGTTGCAGCCGGTGTTGCAGCCTGTGCTGCAGCCGATCTCACAGGTTGCGCTTGTGCTCGGACATCAAGAGCAGAGTACCGGTAGTCTCGCTAATACGACGGAAACAAGCGTTGCCCAGGACGCTGCACAATATTTGGATAATGAGTCGCATCTTTGGACTGAACTCAAATTGACACAGGTAATAAATACCCCTCGCTTTTTACATATAGGCATATGA
- a CDS encoding methyl-accepting chemotaxis protein: MGAPRSPEEPATPPVTPYIDNPLPLIGRLTLRQQVRTLLGLLSLGLVLTIVFLWMSTRSTTMVATQTQIAGDALMHSQRIGKATPNAIQGNREAFTQLADSRKLLSQDLHLLASGGQYKGNDIPEANPQMAAVVAAVEKIWLNTDKAADMIIKHQKELAEFGVTLKKLNGLSPVLSDLSEQIATLKSNNGASPGEIAASSQLVMLTQRLGRSANEFLTSEGVNPETAFLLGKDTNTFHDIVDGFLNGSDILRLPATKNQEEREKLSELEKSFTEYQVAVTAILGNMQNFVSAKQSEQLIFTENESLRQRLSALQDKYRNQEDEQSLPFWLMLASALLVLLAAVGIARVQVQEGHRRTHEADMRRLEAEDQRLLAIQHELNASNLNDQNQTAILRLMNELQEVADGDLTVQATVSEDITGAIADSVNYTVEELRGLVGRVTATAQQVTTASDQAQSISTELLEASQNQAREIKEATLAVLEMAIQITDVSKSASASVDVARQSVSAAEQGSKAVENAITGMNEIREQIQETSKRIKRLGESSQEIGEITELIADITEQTNVLALNAAIQAASAGEAGRGFSVVAEEVQRLAERSGAATKQIGALVRTIQTDTHDAVVAMEKSTQGVVEGAKLSDAAGAALSDIRGVSNRLAELIQNISLATEQQASSANGVASNIQNILSVTEKTREGTSQTAMSIRELSKLADDLKSSVSRFRVTN, encoded by the coding sequence ATGGGCGCACCCCGTTCGCCAGAAGAGCCTGCGACTCCGCCTGTTACACCTTACATAGACAACCCTTTACCGCTGATCGGAAGGCTAACATTACGCCAGCAGGTACGGACCTTATTGGGGTTACTGAGCCTTGGTCTGGTGTTGACAATCGTTTTCCTATGGATGAGTACCCGAAGTACCACGATGGTCGCCACGCAGACGCAAATTGCGGGAGATGCGTTGATGCATTCTCAGCGAATCGGGAAGGCGACACCAAATGCGATTCAAGGAAATAGGGAAGCTTTTACGCAGTTGGCGGACAGTCGCAAATTGCTCAGTCAGGATTTACATTTATTGGCCAGCGGTGGCCAATACAAAGGAAATGACATCCCTGAAGCTAACCCGCAAATGGCCGCAGTCGTTGCGGCTGTTGAAAAAATTTGGCTAAACACCGATAAAGCAGCCGATATGATTATAAAACACCAAAAAGAGCTGGCGGAGTTCGGTGTGACGTTAAAAAAATTAAATGGTCTTTCGCCTGTATTGTCAGATTTGTCGGAGCAAATTGCGACGCTGAAATCCAATAATGGTGCGTCGCCGGGTGAAATTGCCGCATCGTCACAATTGGTAATGCTAACGCAACGTCTGGGACGTAGTGCGAATGAATTTCTAACATCCGAAGGAGTGAATCCCGAAACTGCTTTCCTGCTCGGAAAAGATACCAACACTTTCCACGATATCGTGGACGGGTTTTTGAATGGCAGCGACATATTACGGTTGCCAGCCACAAAAAATCAGGAAGAGCGCGAAAAACTCAGCGAACTGGAAAAGAGTTTTACGGAATATCAGGTCGCCGTGACCGCAATTTTAGGGAACATGCAGAATTTTGTATCCGCCAAACAGTCGGAACAATTGATCTTTACCGAAAACGAATCATTGAGGCAGCGCCTAAGCGCTTTACAAGACAAGTATCGTAACCAGGAGGACGAACAAAGCCTTCCCTTCTGGCTAATGCTTGCGTCGGCTTTACTTGTGCTATTGGCCGCGGTCGGCATCGCCCGGGTGCAGGTACAAGAGGGGCACCGTCGGACGCATGAAGCGGATATGCGTCGGCTCGAGGCCGAAGACCAGCGCCTGTTGGCGATTCAACATGAGTTGAACGCCAGTAACCTGAATGATCAAAACCAGACCGCGATTTTGCGATTAATGAACGAATTGCAAGAAGTCGCCGACGGCGACCTGACGGTTCAGGCGACCGTCTCGGAAGATATAACCGGCGCAATTGCAGATTCTGTCAATTACACTGTAGAAGAATTGCGGGGGCTGGTGGGTCGCGTCACCGCTACTGCACAACAAGTAACGACAGCGTCAGATCAAGCGCAAAGTATTTCGACGGAATTATTGGAGGCGTCACAAAACCAGGCCCGTGAAATTAAAGAGGCGACGTTAGCCGTATTGGAAATGGCAATCCAGATCACGGATGTGTCGAAATCTGCGAGCGCTTCGGTCGATGTGGCGCGACAATCGGTGAGTGCAGCTGAACAAGGTTCCAAAGCCGTTGAAAACGCTATTACTGGCATGAACGAGATTCGTGAACAGATCCAGGAAACCTCAAAGCGCATCAAACGCCTCGGTGAATCCTCGCAAGAGATCGGTGAAATTACGGAGTTGATTGCCGACATTACAGAGCAGACCAATGTGCTGGCGCTGAATGCCGCGATTCAGGCGGCTTCTGCTGGTGAAGCGGGCCGTGGTTTCTCGGTAGTGGCTGAAGAAGTTCAGCGTCTGGCAGAGCGTTCAGGGGCGGCGACCAAGCAGATTGGTGCTTTAGTACGCACCATTCAAACCGATACCCACGATGCAGTAGTGGCGATGGAAAAGTCGACCCAGGGTGTGGTCGAAGGGGCGAAATTATCAGATGCCGCTGGTGCTGCGTTGTCAGATATTCGCGGAGTTTCGAACCGCTTAGCTGAATTGATTCAAAATATTTCTTTGGCTACCGAGCAGCAGGCGAGTTCAGCAAATGGCGTGGCATCCAATATTCAGAATATTCTTTCGGTGACAGAAAAAACACGTGAAGGGACGAGCCAGACAGCGATGTCTATTCGTGAATTGTCGAAACTTGCGGATGATCTGAAAAGTTCAGTATCGCGCTTCCGAGTCACCAATTAG